One region of Duncaniella freteri genomic DNA includes:
- a CDS encoding GlmU family protein, translated as MRNIILFDPAKARQELLPLTFTRPVAMIRFGITTIMEKWQRAIEGTCSFDTQDYLSIKYPLVLSPDGDDLHIAANICPDEKLIDAILSLDPEASLLLNNETIAYRGNGEGDSVTYTGSPLALNHIWDLFMLNDEALRRDFSSLTAGRESQPLSDSCRLIGDPANLFIEKGASVEGAIINVAKGPVYIGQDAEIMEGACLRGPIALCEHAVINMGAKIYGATTLGPHCKVGGEINNVVMTGYSNKAHDGFLGNAVIGEWCNLGAGCTASNLKNTYGSIKLWSISEERFVRTGLQFCGLIMGDHSKAGINTMFNTATVVGVGVNFYGPGFPRTYLTSFTQGSTAGMHDMDMDAFFDTASKVMARRNIPLTEIDREILITLRQQLLDIS; from the coding sequence ATGCGAAATATCATACTTTTTGACCCTGCTAAAGCCCGACAGGAACTCCTTCCTCTAACCTTTACACGTCCTGTGGCTATGATACGATTCGGCATAACCACGATAATGGAAAAGTGGCAAAGAGCTATAGAGGGCACATGCTCATTTGACACTCAGGACTATCTGAGCATAAAATATCCTCTTGTCCTCTCTCCTGACGGTGACGACCTGCACATCGCCGCCAACATTTGTCCCGACGAAAAACTCATTGATGCTATCCTCTCCCTCGATCCCGAAGCATCACTCCTGCTCAACAACGAGACCATAGCCTACAGAGGCAACGGAGAGGGCGACTCCGTGACATACACCGGCTCGCCGCTTGCCCTCAACCATATATGGGACCTCTTCATGCTCAACGATGAGGCATTGCGCCGCGACTTCTCCTCTCTCACCGCAGGACGAGAGTCCCAGCCACTCAGCGACAGCTGCCGTCTCATAGGTGATCCCGCCAATCTTTTCATTGAGAAAGGCGCAAGCGTAGAGGGAGCCATAATAAACGTGGCAAAAGGACCTGTGTACATCGGACAGGACGCAGAAATAATGGAAGGGGCATGCCTGCGAGGACCGATAGCCCTCTGCGAACATGCCGTGATAAATATGGGAGCCAAAATATACGGAGCCACCACTCTCGGCCCACACTGCAAAGTGGGCGGAGAGATCAACAACGTCGTGATGACAGGCTACTCCAACAAGGCTCACGACGGATTCCTTGGCAATGCCGTGATAGGCGAATGGTGCAACCTCGGCGCAGGATGCACCGCATCCAATCTCAAGAACACTTACGGCTCCATCAAGCTCTGGAGCATAAGTGAAGAACGATTCGTAAGGACCGGTCTGCAATTCTGCGGGCTCATCATGGGAGACCACTCCAAAGCAGGCATCAACACGATGTTCAACACCGCCACCGTAGTAGGCGTCGGCGTGAACTTCTACGGTCCGGGATTCCCAAGGACATACCTCACATCATTCACACAAGGATCCACAGCCGGAATGCACGACATGGATATGGACGCATTCTTCGATACTGCATCCAAAGTGATGGCACGCCGCAACATACCCCTCACCGAGATCGACAGGGAAATCCTCATCACCCTGCGCCAGCAGCTCCTTGATATCAGCTGA
- a CDS encoding M16 family metallopeptidase: protein MDSTGNEIHHTVLRSGLRAVMHHRPGSVVEHCGVAVRAGSRDEHPDHYGLAHFVEHTIFKGTLRRRAWHILNRMERIGGELNAYTTKEETVIYTTYPAGHTPRSLDLIADLVENSQFPTVEIDRERLVVAEEIDTYLDIPSEGIYDDFDELIFAGTPLAHPILGSRDSIERLTTDVCRSYLTNFYTPDNMVLFYSGPEKPEKVARMAERYFSGHAEGKPRNIVGADLKEPIPASAPFDEIREIGTHQAHTILGTRISDMYSPKRYAMSLLTNILGGPGMNSQLNVALRERRGLVYTVDASTALLSDTGLFTIYYGCDAEDVERCRRIATDIIERQAEHILSARQLEDAKRQYIGQLTVASTNTEQRALNMARSTLFRGHTISPQEHLDAIRALSPSDIITAASTLIPLSRLTLI, encoded by the coding sequence ATGGATAGCACTGGAAATGAAATTCATCACACCGTTCTGCGTTCAGGACTCAGGGCGGTGATGCATCATCGGCCGGGAAGCGTGGTAGAGCACTGCGGTGTGGCTGTACGAGCCGGAAGCCGCGACGAGCATCCCGATCACTATGGGCTGGCTCACTTCGTTGAGCACACCATATTCAAGGGCACACTTCGCCGACGAGCGTGGCACATCCTCAACCGCATGGAGCGTATCGGCGGAGAACTTAACGCCTACACCACCAAGGAAGAGACCGTCATATACACCACATATCCGGCAGGGCATACCCCACGTTCACTCGACCTGATAGCCGACCTGGTAGAGAATTCGCAATTCCCCACCGTGGAAATAGACCGTGAAAGACTGGTCGTGGCAGAAGAGATAGACACATATCTCGACATCCCGTCCGAAGGTATTTACGATGACTTCGACGAACTGATTTTTGCCGGCACCCCTCTCGCACATCCTATACTCGGAAGCAGAGACAGCATCGAACGCCTCACCACGGATGTATGCCGATCCTATCTCACGAACTTCTACACCCCTGATAACATGGTGCTCTTCTACTCAGGTCCGGAAAAGCCCGAAAAGGTGGCAAGAATGGCTGAAAGATATTTCTCAGGACACGCAGAAGGAAAGCCAAGAAATATCGTCGGTGCAGACTTGAAGGAACCGATACCTGCGTCAGCACCTTTTGACGAGATACGCGAAATCGGCACACATCAGGCACACACCATCCTCGGGACCAGAATCTCTGACATGTATTCACCGAAACGCTACGCAATGTCGCTGCTCACCAATATACTTGGCGGTCCGGGCATGAATTCACAGCTCAATGTAGCACTGCGCGAACGCCGAGGCCTGGTCTACACCGTGGATGCTTCGACAGCCCTGCTGTCCGACACCGGACTTTTCACCATCTACTATGGATGTGACGCCGAGGATGTAGAGCGTTGCCGGCGTATAGCCACTGATATAATCGAACGACAGGCAGAACACATCTTATCCGCACGCCAGCTCGAAGATGCAAAACGTCAGTATATCGGACAGCTCACTGTAGCATCCACCAATACTGAGCAACGCGCGCTCAACATGGCACGCTCAACACTCTTCCGCGGACACACCATCTCTCCTCAGGAGCATCTCGATGCCATCCGGGCACTGTCGCCATCCGACATCATAACTGCCGCCTCCACACTCATTCCATTGTCACGCCTGACACTCATATAG
- the rbr gene encoding rubrerythrin produces the protein MSKKSIKGTKTEQNLVNAYVSESTAYSRYMFYASQAEKEKYFPISEVFKETADNELRHAKVFFKHLEGGQVDCNVTVDAGVIGDTASNLATAIHEEMVEGVEQYKKSAAVARKEGFDEIAEHFESIAAIEEHHRQRFETYLKQVKEGTVWKRDHPIKWECLVCGYIFEGKEPPKECPACDHPQCHYKGLDID, from the coding sequence ATGAGCAAAAAATCAATAAAAGGCACAAAGACGGAACAGAATCTCGTCAATGCCTATGTGAGCGAATCGACAGCCTACTCACGCTACATGTTTTATGCAAGCCAGGCTGAAAAAGAGAAATACTTCCCAATTTCCGAAGTCTTCAAGGAGACAGCCGACAATGAGCTGCGCCACGCCAAAGTGTTCTTCAAGCATCTTGAAGGCGGACAGGTGGACTGCAATGTCACAGTTGACGCAGGCGTGATAGGCGACACCGCCTCCAACCTCGCCACAGCAATCCACGAGGAGATGGTCGAAGGCGTGGAGCAGTACAAGAAATCAGCAGCCGTGGCACGCAAGGAGGGATTCGACGAAATAGCCGAACATTTCGAATCTATCGCCGCTATCGAAGAGCATCACCGCCAACGTTTCGAGACATATCTCAAACAGGTAAAGGAAGGCACCGTATGGAAACGCGATCATCCCATCAAGTGGGAATGCCTCGTGTGCGGATACATATTCGAAGGCAAAGAGCCTCCAAAGGAATGCCCGGCATGCGACCATCCTCAATGCCACTATAAAGGACTCGACATAGATTAG
- a CDS encoding tetratricopeptide repeat protein: MKRPLILTALCALSCAGSVAQINSPEAKGYLERGILMCDDRNYEGCIDQMSRLYNLTTTAEQRELAHYYMCKATLGLGDEEALTMLRQYLVDYPVSIRRADVMMMVGDYHFNHGQYAEALAEYSIVDPMALTSERQDELNYRQGYSYMLLGESDMAASFFRTLQSKSAWRNAAHFYLGYIAYSKQDYPLALQYFRGLDTSKEPANAAPYYEAQIYYAQGEYDKCLSISRNLLASGNVPQFIPECNRLAGESLYNLGRTSESIPYLWKYCAEAKDPAPSAFYILGVSEYEKGDYDAAVKLFQQAIGSHSAMEQSAWLYLGQSYLKRGDKNQALMAFENAYKFDYDREVRETAFYNYAVARMDGGRVPFGNSVGLLQDFLIAYPDSPYSADVQRYIVTGYMSGNDYASALNVINMVTNPSEQLLKTKQRVLFVLGTREYSSGKVADAINHLTEARRLANLDPSIARQCNIWLGDCYYTRGNYDEAVHSYLRYINASPSSAVSDLALAHYDLGYTRFAQEKYSEAITDFQNAVKLLSTGRTSHPASLEADSYSRIADCRYYLGEYSAAADDYKKAYDLTPSSGDYALYQYAIMQGLLKDHSGKISTIDNLTSRFPSSGLIPQALLEKAESQSATGNTSAAIRTYNDLVSRYPSTAPGRNGYLQLAITYINSGERSKGIDTYKKVIRTFPSSEEARIAADDLKQIYAADGRLNELVNFLKSVPNAPSYEESELEQTAYQAAENTYINTGATDGLLGYIKEYPDGASRASALYYLADAAWNEGSVSQAQEYASQVLLNHPDSEVAEDALLIKAQAESELGKTEVAYNTFLELEKHASGSNMLRDAHLGMMRTAMDLGKYAEAMNTAEKLLSSTATNSPTDVAEVKFVRGMANEHMGNHDAAYEDWEALAANPADIFGAKSAYYHAQSLFDRGLISEAKSAADSLITADTPHRYWLARTFVLYSDILRKQGNDFEANEYLKSLRNNYPGPEVDIYQMIDTRLK, from the coding sequence ATGAAACGACCACTCATCCTCACGGCTCTGTGCGCGCTGTCATGCGCAGGCTCTGTGGCGCAGATAAATAGCCCCGAAGCAAAAGGCTATCTTGAACGCGGGATTCTCATGTGTGACGACCGCAATTATGAGGGATGCATCGACCAGATGTCACGTCTCTACAACCTCACCACCACTGCCGAGCAACGTGAGCTTGCGCATTACTACATGTGCAAAGCCACCCTCGGACTCGGCGACGAAGAGGCTCTGACAATGCTCAGGCAATATCTTGTCGACTACCCCGTATCGATACGCCGAGCCGATGTGATGATGATGGTGGGCGACTATCATTTCAACCACGGACAATATGCCGAAGCCCTTGCCGAGTACAGCATAGTCGACCCCATGGCTCTGACATCTGAACGCCAGGATGAGTTGAACTACCGTCAGGGATACTCTTACATGCTTCTGGGCGAGTCCGACATGGCAGCATCATTCTTCCGCACGCTCCAGAGCAAATCGGCATGGCGCAATGCCGCCCACTTCTACCTCGGATACATCGCCTATTCAAAACAGGATTACCCCCTGGCTCTTCAATATTTCCGCGGACTCGACACCTCCAAAGAACCCGCCAATGCCGCCCCCTACTACGAGGCACAGATATATTATGCACAGGGAGAATACGACAAGTGCCTGTCCATCTCACGCAACCTGCTCGCCTCGGGCAATGTGCCGCAGTTCATCCCGGAATGCAACCGGCTCGCAGGCGAGTCGCTCTACAATCTCGGACGCACATCCGAATCGATCCCTTACCTGTGGAAATACTGCGCCGAAGCCAAGGATCCCGCCCCATCGGCATTCTACATACTTGGCGTGAGCGAATATGAGAAGGGTGATTACGATGCTGCCGTCAAACTTTTCCAGCAGGCTATAGGCTCACACTCAGCCATGGAGCAGAGCGCATGGCTCTATCTCGGACAGTCCTACCTCAAACGCGGCGACAAGAATCAGGCACTTATGGCTTTCGAGAACGCCTACAAGTTCGACTATGACCGCGAAGTACGCGAGACGGCATTCTACAACTATGCCGTAGCACGCATGGACGGCGGGCGAGTGCCTTTCGGCAATTCGGTGGGACTTTTACAAGACTTCCTCATCGCATATCCCGACTCCCCTTACAGTGCCGATGTGCAACGCTACATCGTAACAGGCTACATGAGCGGCAACGACTACGCAAGCGCGCTTAATGTCATAAATATGGTGACGAATCCCTCGGAACAACTGCTCAAAACCAAGCAGAGGGTGCTGTTCGTGCTCGGCACTCGTGAATATTCATCAGGCAAGGTAGCGGATGCGATAAACCACCTCACGGAAGCCCGCAGACTTGCCAACCTCGACCCATCCATAGCTCGTCAGTGTAACATATGGCTCGGGGACTGCTACTACACACGCGGCAACTACGATGAAGCCGTGCACTCGTATCTGAGATACATAAATGCCTCACCGTCATCAGCGGTCAGTGACCTTGCTCTCGCCCACTACGACCTGGGGTACACACGTTTCGCACAGGAGAAATACAGCGAAGCCATCACCGATTTCCAGAACGCGGTGAAGCTCCTGAGCACCGGACGCACATCCCATCCGGCATCACTTGAAGCTGACTCATACAGCCGTATCGCCGACTGCCGATACTATCTCGGCGAATACAGTGCGGCAGCAGACGATTATAAAAAGGCTTACGATCTCACCCCTTCATCAGGCGACTACGCCCTATACCAGTATGCCATAATGCAGGGACTGCTGAAGGATCATTCAGGCAAGATCTCTACCATCGACAACCTCACATCCCGCTTCCCCTCATCAGGTCTCATACCCCAGGCTCTACTTGAAAAAGCCGAGAGCCAATCGGCAACAGGAAACACATCGGCAGCAATCAGGACCTACAATGATCTTGTCAGCCGCTATCCGAGCACAGCACCCGGACGAAACGGCTATCTACAACTTGCCATCACATACATCAACAGCGGAGAACGCTCAAAAGGCATAGACACCTACAAGAAAGTGATCCGCACATTCCCATCAAGCGAGGAGGCCCGCATCGCGGCCGACGACCTTAAGCAGATCTATGCAGCTGACGGTCGCCTCAACGAACTTGTGAACTTCCTGAAATCAGTTCCAAACGCACCATCCTACGAGGAATCCGAACTTGAGCAGACAGCTTATCAGGCCGCCGAGAACACATATATCAATACCGGTGCCACTGACGGACTGCTCGGATACATAAAGGAATACCCCGACGGAGCATCACGTGCATCAGCACTATATTACCTCGCCGATGCAGCCTGGAACGAAGGCAGTGTGTCACAAGCTCAGGAGTATGCATCACAAGTATTGCTCAACCATCCCGACTCGGAGGTTGCCGAAGACGCCCTTCTCATAAAAGCTCAGGCAGAAAGCGAACTCGGCAAGACTGAGGTAGCATACAACACATTCCTTGAACTCGAAAAACACGCATCCGGATCAAATATGCTGCGTGATGCCCATCTCGGCATGATGCGTACAGCTATGGATCTCGGCAAATATGCCGAAGCTATGAACACTGCCGAAAAACTCCTGTCATCGACCGCGACCAACTCGCCAACCGATGTCGCAGAAGTGAAATTCGTACGCGGCATGGCCAACGAACATATGGGCAACCACGATGCCGCCTACGAGGACTGGGAAGCACTTGCTGCGAACCCTGCCGATATCTTCGGGGCCAAGAGTGCATACTATCATGCCCAGTCACTGTTTGACCGCGGACTCATCTCCGAAGCCAAGTCGGCAGCCGACTCACTCATAACGGCTGACACCCCTCACCGGTACTGGCTCGCACGCACATTCGTGCTCTACAGCGACATCCTGCGAAAGCAAGGCAATGACTTTGAGGCTAACGAATACCTTAAATCACTCAGAAACAACTATCCCGGCCCCGAGGTCGACATATACCAGATGATTGACACCCGCTTAAAATAA
- a CDS encoding patatin-like phospholipase family protein — MRRSGVFLVMMMAIAVIAYGSARDGKVGLVLSGGGAKGIAHIGVIQALEENDIPIDYITGTSMGAIVGGLYASGFTPAEMLELLASPGFAGWSTGQIDPNRLYYFQSEPQNPSMIKINFGKDSTRFTSVLPVSLINPIPMNMAFLDIFSRYTAQCGGDFDRLFVPLRTVTSDVYAKHKVVLSKGSLADAVRMSMSFPMVFEPIDLDGVPMYDGGIYDNFPVDVMVEDFNPSALIGVDVGSKNPSPDVRNPLSQLEEMISQPSDYPFPYDKGVKIRIDLDRFGLLDFGKYQEIYDIGYRRGLEMIDSIRLKIRQVAPASEVSARRAAFKRATPEVRIAGINVTGGTPSENAYLESLFMSRHEKMPMTLSEVENSYYRAISSGRLQNLVPTPVYEQSDSAFTLNYRAVIKEDFSAAIGGYISSSTNSMLFFNAGYNHLGFKSLNTNVNAWLGQSYLAAEGVFNAYFDTSVPSGVSVRVVGSRLKYHETEKLFYEVKDPDFIRRSEFFAQGRYTLGLTLRSRMDVRIGWGHLSDTYHTDLSDISAVEGKDSGVFNLWQAGLRWESNTLDDISLPSSGTRVYAQGLGMVGKYHFMSADPELMGASQKVSWVQLDMGALHYWKVTRPLSVGTGVRALLSTRKLLPTYQASIVAAEAVHPTPSSYNLFSRSLRANSFVSVSVEPVWKLSGSFQIRGVFDGFLPLRKIECSPVGSEPYYGKWLSDPEFFGELQLRFKLPLGSVSAYGNYTTGGIGWNFGISIGTFILAPRFLGE; from the coding sequence ATGAGAAGATCAGGTGTGTTTTTGGTGATGATGATGGCCATTGCTGTTATTGCTTATGGTTCGGCACGTGATGGCAAGGTCGGGCTTGTGCTCAGTGGCGGCGGAGCCAAGGGTATTGCCCATATAGGTGTGATACAGGCTCTTGAGGAGAATGATATCCCCATCGACTATATCACCGGGACATCGATGGGTGCTATTGTCGGAGGGCTGTATGCCTCGGGGTTCACTCCCGCCGAGATGCTTGAGCTGCTGGCGTCTCCCGGATTTGCCGGATGGTCCACAGGGCAGATCGACCCTAACAGGCTATACTATTTCCAGTCGGAGCCTCAGAATCCGTCAATGATTAAGATCAATTTCGGGAAGGACTCTACACGATTCACCTCGGTGCTCCCGGTAAGCCTTATAAACCCGATACCGATGAATATGGCTTTCCTTGACATATTCAGCCGTTATACAGCACAGTGCGGAGGGGATTTTGACCGACTTTTTGTCCCTCTCCGTACGGTGACTTCCGATGTGTATGCCAAGCATAAGGTGGTCCTGTCGAAAGGGTCGCTTGCTGATGCTGTGAGGATGTCAATGTCGTTCCCGATGGTGTTTGAGCCGATCGATCTTGACGGAGTGCCTATGTATGACGGTGGCATATACGACAATTTCCCTGTCGATGTGATGGTAGAGGATTTCAATCCCTCGGCATTGATCGGCGTTGATGTCGGCTCCAAGAATCCGTCGCCCGATGTCAGGAATCCATTGTCGCAGCTTGAAGAGATGATATCTCAGCCTTCCGATTATCCGTTCCCATATGACAAGGGGGTGAAGATACGTATCGATCTCGACCGGTTCGGGCTTTTGGATTTCGGTAAGTATCAGGAGATATATGATATAGGATACAGGCGAGGATTAGAAATGATTGACTCCATACGTCTGAAGATCAGGCAGGTCGCTCCAGCCTCTGAAGTGAGTGCCAGAAGGGCGGCGTTCAAGCGTGCCACGCCTGAGGTGAGGATTGCCGGGATAAATGTCACAGGCGGTACACCGTCGGAGAACGCTTATCTGGAGTCACTTTTCATGTCGCGGCATGAAAAGATGCCGATGACTCTTTCTGAGGTTGAAAATTCTTACTACAGGGCTATAAGTTCGGGCAGATTGCAGAATCTTGTGCCCACTCCGGTATACGAACAGTCCGATTCGGCATTCACGCTCAATTATCGAGCTGTGATAAAGGAGGATTTCTCAGCAGCGATAGGCGGGTATATATCTTCGTCGACCAATAGTATGCTCTTCTTCAATGCCGGATACAATCATCTTGGATTCAAATCATTGAACACCAATGTCAATGCATGGCTCGGGCAGAGTTATCTTGCTGCCGAGGGTGTGTTCAATGCATATTTTGACACGTCGGTCCCTTCGGGTGTTTCGGTGCGTGTTGTGGGGTCAAGACTGAAATATCATGAGACGGAAAAACTGTTTTATGAGGTTAAAGATCCCGATTTCATACGCCGTTCGGAGTTTTTCGCTCAGGGACGCTACACGCTCGGGCTGACGCTCCGCTCGCGTATGGATGTGCGTATAGGATGGGGGCATCTGTCCGATACATACCATACTGATTTAAGTGATATTTCGGCAGTCGAGGGTAAGGATTCAGGAGTGTTCAATCTTTGGCAAGCCGGGCTTCGCTGGGAGTCGAACACCCTGGATGATATTTCGCTGCCCTCATCCGGGACACGCGTTTATGCTCAGGGACTCGGTATGGTTGGCAAGTATCATTTCATGTCGGCAGATCCGGAGTTGATGGGGGCAAGCCAAAAAGTGAGCTGGGTACAGCTCGACATGGGGGCTCTGCATTACTGGAAAGTGACTCGTCCGTTGTCGGTAGGCACCGGAGTGCGTGCCCTGCTTTCCACACGCAAACTGCTTCCCACATATCAGGCTTCGATTGTGGCAGCCGAGGCTGTGCATCCCACTCCGTCGAGCTACAATCTCTTTAGCCGTTCGCTTCGCGCCAATTCTTTTGTCTCCGTATCGGTGGAGCCTGTGTGGAAACTTTCCGGCTCATTCCAGATACGCGGTGTGTTTGACGGCTTTCTCCCTTTGCGGAAGATCGAGTGCAGCCCTGTAGGCTCGGAGCCTTACTATGGCAAGTGGCTGAGTGATCCTGAATTCTTCGGTGAACTGCAATTGCGGTTCAAATTGCCTCTCGGTTCGGTGAGTGCATATGGGAATTATACAACCGGAGGCATAGGATGGAATTTCGGTATCTCTATAGGGACGTTCATTCTGGCTCCTCGTTTTCTCGGAGAGTGA
- a CDS encoding formate/nitrite transporter family protein, whose product MKILSPAEITNAAANAGAAKAQLTASSTSRLLISATLAGAYIALGGILSMTLGFGFPEITAQNPALQRILSGAAFPIGLILVVVLGAELFTGNNAVLIPSMMQRRHGMGLTLRNWALVYGGNLAGALLFTYFMVHCCGLTAGDPWHSAAIRVAEAKVAMPWSTVFLKGIGANWCVCLAVWLALSGKTLFEKSLGCWLPVMAFVALGYEHCIANMFFIPLGMMEGADITVMQSITANFIPSTLGNIAGGALLVGALNGYIHNIGKK is encoded by the coding sequence ATGAAGATACTTTCACCTGCTGAGATCACCAATGCTGCAGCCAATGCAGGAGCCGCAAAAGCACAACTAACTGCATCCTCCACCTCACGACTGCTCATCTCAGCCACCCTCGCCGGAGCATATATAGCCCTCGGTGGCATACTGTCAATGACCCTTGGTTTCGGATTCCCGGAAATTACCGCCCAGAATCCTGCACTGCAACGGATTCTCAGCGGTGCGGCATTTCCTATAGGCCTGATACTCGTGGTGGTGCTCGGTGCCGAACTTTTCACCGGCAACAATGCTGTGCTGATACCATCTATGATGCAACGCAGACACGGAATGGGGCTCACCCTGCGCAACTGGGCTCTCGTCTATGGCGGCAACCTCGCAGGCGCGCTACTGTTCACTTACTTTATGGTGCATTGCTGCGGACTCACAGCCGGTGATCCGTGGCATTCAGCCGCCATAAGGGTAGCGGAAGCCAAAGTGGCGATGCCCTGGAGCACCGTATTCCTGAAAGGTATAGGAGCCAACTGGTGCGTGTGTCTCGCAGTATGGCTCGCGCTGAGCGGCAAGACCCTCTTTGAGAAATCCCTCGGATGCTGGCTTCCTGTCATGGCATTCGTTGCGCTCGGCTATGAGCACTGCATCGCCAACATGTTCTTCATTCCCTTAGGGATGATGGAAGGTGCCGACATCACTGTCATGCAATCAATCACGGCCAATTTCATCCCATCGACACTCGGAAATATCGCCGGAGGAGCACTCCTCGTAGGAGCACTGAACGGCTATATACACAACATCGGGAAAAAATAA
- a CDS encoding 3'-5' exonuclease, with protein sequence MDNECFKIAIDKKLISEFPTVTFSGAITVIEHPEDVAEAISYLRGHDIVGFDTETKPNFKKGMTNRVSLIQVSTEDRSFLFRLNKMGFTPELREFMECEDVLKVGLSLKDDFHVLHKAGEFEPRNFVDLQNMVKKYHISDSSLQKIYAILFNGRISKGQRLTNWEASKLSGAQMVYASIDAWACLRIYKYLLSGEFDPTKSPYIVKEEPSEE encoded by the coding sequence ATGGATAACGAGTGTTTTAAGATAGCAATCGACAAAAAGCTTATTTCGGAATTCCCGACCGTGACATTCTCAGGAGCGATCACTGTGATAGAGCATCCCGAGGATGTAGCTGAAGCCATAAGCTATCTGCGCGGACATGACATCGTGGGATTCGACACTGAGACCAAGCCCAATTTCAAGAAAGGGATGACCAACCGCGTTTCGCTCATACAGGTGTCGACCGAGGACAGGTCTTTCCTCTTTCGCCTCAACAAGATGGGATTCACCCCCGAGCTGAGGGAATTCATGGAATGCGAGGATGTGCTCAAGGTGGGTCTTTCGCTCAAAGATGACTTCCACGTGCTGCATAAGGCCGGTGAATTCGAGCCGCGCAATTTCGTGGACCTACAGAACATGGTGAAGAAATACCACATCTCGGATTCCAGCCTACAAAAAATATATGCCATACTCTTCAACGGACGCATATCCAAAGGCCAACGCCTCACCAACTGGGAGGCATCAAAACTTTCCGGAGCACAGATGGTGTATGCTTCGATTGACGCATGGGCATGCCTGCGCATTTACAAATATCTGCTGTCAGGAGAATTCGATCCTACAAAATCCCCCTATATAGTAAAAGAAGAGCCCTCGGAAGAATGA
- a CDS encoding XRE family transcriptional regulator: protein MVHIGQLIHQELLRQERTPAWLARKINCQRPNIYYIFSQPSINTELLERISRALGVDFFMVLSECIKKEM from the coding sequence ATGGTTCATATCGGACAACTCATACATCAGGAGCTTCTTCGTCAGGAGCGTACCCCGGCATGGCTTGCAAGGAAAATTAACTGTCAGCGTCCGAATATCTATTATATATTTAGCCAGCCATCAATCAATACAGAGCTGCTTGAGCGGATATCACGTGCATTAGGAGTGGATTTTTTCATGGTGCTTTCAGAGTGCATCAAGAAGGAGATGTAA